Proteins found in one Hevea brasiliensis isolate MT/VB/25A 57/8 chromosome 18, ASM3005281v1, whole genome shotgun sequence genomic segment:
- the LOC110637253 gene encoding putative disease resistance protein At4g19050: MATTKLGEQKEEILEELKKENSRKIILEGDTGVGKTWMAREIQKIAIRDGICYASLWVSLNIKYDDRSFYENIACQLAVFSATEEWEDDDNNEKDEQTLDSLKQSILTKLEVQRSENHRNNKCLLLILDDEGKKMKEDWIMSKLHPVIPEIDRKTLKVVISGRQSYDGQIIDDTAAVITVEPKVIKVESLSEGESLTLLQSRVDKKVAEVYDTLPHSVDCFWHSRQFFSKYGAVHYNELITHWLIEGFLGPFNHVEAAYEDGHQILMEFINRGILKIQEDNIVVMEGSMLNLVDQRNLGFVGTARVGLASVLEDDEWEGLGRITHTDGMIKTLHSGKKGEKIYTLMIDGSRLSREVPEMFFQHLLELKVLVFFGPRFKLLPSSLSKMDNLRILVLRGCDLLEDISYIKELKTLSALEISNASALKTIPDNLFEQMSHLRSLNLSALSIKSLPSILNLKELRWLILRQCSRLQDLPKLQAFTNLEVLDLCGATSFKRFQDKNFAPLQKLQTLDLSNTKVERLPIFQDREKFPSLKNLKRLLLNCCDHLTRLPSLKPLSGLQILDLSGSVMLKEINEESFEEKDNLKTLNLSGTSIIQLSFDNLDICDLNLTGCSGLEELPCTETLKDLKRLDLSDASSLVRIKDNSFEHLKLLSYLNLSNTKVTALPSVSNLHNLRELLLRNCSCIEKLQNIEGLIRLEVLDLSGCRSLIAIEGEPFKLMSRLQTLNLSETKIKCLPSLQNPSNLCHLVLRNCTNLQKLPPLESLSKLEVLDLSGSSSLTEIKAEFLERLTSLEILDLSEIKVEGVLTMSSLSNLINLNQLSLKGCSTLEAEPRLEVFTKLEVLDLSRTTVKSLPSLEKLSGLCKLLLKDCSEIEKLPSLKSLSHLQVLDLSGTKIKELPDGISELTCLNHLDIPDLKIIEEVGWENIKRIPEELSWDQCSISEPVEISLDGKKKPSILVNGTKFFRFLKENSKLGEVCLKQMFFTVCPMKQGDDPNIYPPKDELIDNIYFQLRHFSGPKEEVRTMEIHGFDEFPTGLEDVLKDVEYISFVENTFMTCLSDFGVGNLKKMRGCWLERCSKLRSILFSGTDVLLGENMEILWVSSLPHLQSLCSEKVNLNNLQHLNIECCPMLENVFALPPLLENLKILQIKFCDNVKTLFKFNESSKCVVQKLHTVRLLELPELTSIGAVLPSLDIFDPRECPKLEDSKESLKIGTASR, from the coding sequence ATGGCCACAACAAAATTGGGAGAGCAGAAGGAAGAAATATTGGAAGAGTTGAAGAAAGAGAATTCGAGAAAAATTATCCTTGAGGGGGACACTGGAGTGGGTAAAACATGGATGGCAAGAGAGATACAAAAAATAGCAATCAGAGATGGCATATGCTATGCAAGTCTTTGGGTATCcctaaatataaaatatgatgacAGGTCATTTTATGAGAACATAGCTTGTCAGTTAGCTGTATTTTCTGCTACTGAGGAATGGGAAGATGATGACAATAATGAGAAGGATGAGCAGACGCTCGACAGCTTGAAGCAAAGTATTTTAACAAAGCTTGAAGTACAGAGATCAGAAAATCATCGAAATAACAAATGTCTTCTGCTGATTTTGGATGATGAGGGAAAAAAGATGAAAGAAGACTGGATTATGTCAAAACTGCATCCTGTAATTCCTGAGATTGACCGAAAAACATTGAAAGTCGTAATTTCTGGAAGGCAAAGCTATGATGGCCAAATTATTGATGACACTGCCGCAGTAATTACTGTTGAACCCAAGGTAATTAAGGTTGAATCTTTATCCGAAGGCGAGTCCTTGACTTTATTGCAAAGTAGAGTTGACAAAAAAGTTGCTGAAGTATATGACACATTGCCACACAGTGTAGATTGCTTTTGGCATAGCAGGCAATTCTTCTCCAAATATGGTGCTGTGCATTACAATGAGTTGATCACTCACTGGCTAATTGAAGGCTTTTTAGGTCCTTTTAATCATGTGGAGGCGGCTTATGAGGATGGACACCAAATTTTGATGGAGTTTATAAATCGTGGCATTTTAAAAATTCAAGAGGATAATATTGTTGTCATGGAAGGATCAATGCTGAATTTGGTTGATCAACGTAATCTTGGATTTGTTGGGACAGCTAGAGTTGGACTTGCTAGTGTGCTTGAGGATGATGAGTGGGAAGGTCTTGGGAGAATCACACATACTGATGGAATGATAAAAACACTGCATAGTGGTAAAAAAGGAGAAAAGATTTACACTTTAATGATTGACGGAAGTCGTCTCTCCAGGGAAGTCCCTGAAATGTTCTTTCAGCACCTGCTTGAACTAAAAGTCCTTGTGTTTTTTGGTCCCAGATTTAAGCTGCTTCCCTCATCTTTATCTAAAATGGACAATCTACGTATTCTTGTTCTCAGGGGCTGTGATCTACTGGAGGACATCAGCTACATCAAAGAACTCAAAACTTTGAGTGCTCTTGAGATATCCAATGCTAGTGCTTTAAAAACAATCCCAGACAACCTATTTGAGCAAATGTCTCACCTTCGAAGTCTTAACCTATCTGCACTCAGCATCAAATCATTACCCTCTATTTTGAACTTGAAGGAACTTCGTTGGCTCATTCTAAGACAGTGTTCTCGCTTGCAAGATTTGCCAAAACTGCAAGCATTTACAAATCTTGAAGTGCTTGATCTCTGTGGCGCTACCTCTTTCAAAAGGTTCCAGGACAAAAACTTTGCCCCCCTTCAGAAACTTCAGACCCTTGACCTTTCCAATACTAAAGTTGAACGCCTACCCATATTTCAAGATCGTGAAAAATTCCCATCTCTTAAAAACCTCAAGCGGCTATTATTAAACTGTTGTGATCATTTAACTAGACTGCCCAGTCTGAAACCATTATCTGGTCTCCAAATTCTTGATCTTTCCGGTTCTGTTATGTTGAAGGAAATCAATGAAGAATCGTTTGAAGAAAAGGACAACCTTAAAACTCTCAATCTATCTGGAACTTCTATAATCCAATTGTCTTTTGACAATTTGGACATCTGTGATCTCAACTTGACAGGTTGTTCTGGCCTGGAAGAACTGCCTTGCACAGAAACACTCAAAGACCTTAAGCGGCTTGATCTTTCTGATGCCTCTAGTTTGGTCAGAATCAAAGACAACTCCTTTGAGCATCTGAAACTCCTGAGCTATCTCAACCTCTCAAATACGAAAGTTACAGCTCTGCCTTCAGTTTCCAACCTCCACAACCTTCGTGAGCTTTTACTAAGGAATTGTTCATGCATTGAGAAACTGCAAAACATTGAAGGACTTATAAGGCTTGAGGTTCTTGATCTTTCAGGTTGCAGATCTTTGATAGCAATAGAAGGTGAACCCTTCAAGCTGATGTCTAGGCTTCAGACGCTCAACCTTTCTGAAACTAAAATTAAATGTCTACCATCTCTTCAGAATCCAAGCAACCTCTGTCATCTTGTATTGAGAAACTGTACCAACCTCCAAAAGCTTCCACCATTGGAATCCTTATCAAAACTTGAGGTGCTTGATCTTTCTGGTTCCAGCTCTTTGACTGAAATCAAAGCTGAATTCCTTGAACGTTTAACAAGCCTGGAAATTCTTGATCTATCTGAAATCAAGGTCGAGGGGGTTTTAACCATGTCCAGTCTTTCCAATTTAATCAATCTCAATCAACTTTCACTGAAAGGTTGCTCGACCTTAGAAGCAGAACCACGTCTGGAAGTTTTTACGAAACTTGAGGTTCTGGATCTCTCTAGAACAACTGTTAAGTCTCTTCCATCTTTGGAAAAACTTAGTGGCCTCTGCAAACTTTTGCTTAAAGATTGTTCAGAAATAGAAAAGTTGCCATCCCTGAAATCACTCAGCCATCTGCAGGTTCTTGATCTATCTGGAACCAAAATCAAGGAACTTCCTGATGGGATTTCAGAGTTGACTTGTTTAAATCACCTTGATATTCCAGACTTGAAGATCATTGAAGAAGTTGGTTGGGAAAATATAAAGCGCATACCGGAGGAACTAAGCTGGGATCAATGCAGTATTTCTGAGCCAGTTGAAATTAGTTTGGATGGTAAGAAGAAGCCTTCCATACTGGTGAATGGTACCAAATTTTTCCGATTTTTGAAGGAAAATTCCAAGTTAGGGGAGGTTTGTTTGAAGCAGATGTTTTTCACAGTTTGTCCTATGAAGCAAGGTGATGATCCTAATATTTATCCTCCCAAAGATGAACTAATTGACAACATCTACTTCCAGCTTAGGCATTTTTCTGGTCCTAAAGAGGAGGTACGGACAATGGAAATTCATGGATTTGATGAGTTTCCCACTGGTCTTGAGGACGTTCTCAAGGATGTAGAATACATTTCTTTCGTTGAAAATACATTTATGACTTGTTTGTCAGATTTTGGAGTTGGCAACTTGAAGAAGATGAGGGGTTGTTGGCTAGAGAGATGTTCTAAATTGAGGAGCATTCTTTTCAGTGGAACAGATGTTCTGCTGGGGGAGAATATGGAGATTTTGTGGGTGTCAAGCCTCCCTCATTTGCAAAGTCTATGCAGTGAGAAGGTGAACTTGAATAATCTTCAGCACTTGAATATAGAGTGTTGTCCAATGCTAGAAAATGTTTTCGCTTTGCCACCACTGCTGGAGAACCTCAAAATACTCCAGATTAAATTTTGTGATAATGTGAAGACTCTATTCAAGTTTAATGAGTCGAGTAAGTGTGTTGTTCAGAAATTGCACACTGTGAGATTGTTAGAACTGCCTGAGCTGACAAGCATAGGGGCTGTTTTGCCTTCTCTAGATATTTTTGATCCTAGAGAATGCCCAAAGCTGGAGGACTCGAAAGAAAGTCTCAAAATAGGGACCGCATCTCGTTAA